A single genomic interval of Coccidioides posadasii str. Silveira chromosome 1, complete sequence harbors:
- a CDS encoding uncharacterized protein (SECRETED:SignalP(1-21)~EggNog:ENOG410Q0M4~TransMembrane:1 (n4-16c21/22o264-288i)) translates to MHHFSWTTALAALLSLGSVEGSMSIMPLPQETPIGLMAAVGMSPKPTDPPGVPPGFPRELLPRKDKTTLPLPPPGYYCGLVTSDPDNLLTCVNARANCVHQGTAIGCCISSEITDCTNIPSSCINYGDECDASCRSNRRILKCTTTTEPYCGTYFFGGGSKLFGCRSYASVSSQVQQLTDYYESVYGSSWRTHLTSSSSSDFDLPSAPPEPTQTEESTPPAPDETSSSPAGPSQSTGPSESQDDDDDDDGTGRGKRKKSLSGGAIAGVVVGACAGVGAIAAFLVWFFCVKKKADQNNNGAAAAGAGVPPPGPPMAPHDQYGQPQNAAMGYYAPPPAVDNKPLDGSQPPPSYGYDKVPQTDMAEMPGNLQPPPPQQPMPPQGQANDYYNQRVSMGPPSPLSGSSPGSPNGMHPTHTGPVPEQIYEMGPGR, encoded by the exons ATGCACCACTTTTCGTGGACCACCGCCCTTGCGGCCCTGCTCTCCCTCGGGAGCGTAGAGGGCTCAATGTCTATCATGCCGTTGCCTCAAGAAACCCCTATCGGCTTGATGGCCGCGGTTGGCATGTCTCCAAAGCCTACTGATCCGCCAGGTGTGCCACCCGGCTTTCCTCGCGAGCTGTTACCGCGGAAGGACAAAACGACATTGCCTCTTCCTCCGCCTGGGTACTACTGCGGCTTAGTCACTAGCGATCCCG ATAACTTGCTGACCTGCGTCAACGCCCGAGCCAACTGCGTCCATCAGGGCACCGCCATTGGCTGCTGCATTAGCAGCGAAATCACCGACTGTACGAACATCCCATCTAGTTGCATCAACTATGGCGACGAGTGCGATGCTTCCTGCAGAAGCAACCGCAGGATCTTGAAAtgcaccaccaccaccgaaCCGTACTGCGGAACGTATTTCTTCGGTGGCGGATCGAAACTGTTCGGATGTCGGTCCTATGCCTCGGTTTCGTCACAAGTCCAGCAACTCACCGATTACTACGAGTCTGTCTATGGCTCCTCTTGGAGAACCCACCTGACTTCCTCGAGCTCATCCGACTTTGACCTGCCTTCCGCCCCTCCCGAGCCTACGCAAACCGAAGAGTCGACCCCGCCTGCACCAGATGAAACTTCTTCTTCCCCAGCCGGCCCATCACAATCCACTGGGCCTTCAGAGTCACaagatgacgacgatgatgatgacggcACTGGCAGAGGCAAACGAAAGAAGAGTCTCTCCGGCGGTGCCATCGCCGGTGTCGTCGTCGGCGCCTGCGCTGGCGTCGGAGCCATCGCCGCTTTCCTCGTCTGGTTCTTCTGcgtgaagaagaaggctgaCCAGAACAATAATGGCGCCGCTGCCGCCGGCGCCGGCGTTCCTCCTCCTGGGCCACCAATGGCGCCCCACGATCAATACGGACAGCCTCAAAACGCAGCAATGGGTTATTATGCACCACCACCGGCTGTGGATAACAAGCCCCTCGACGGCTCCCAACCTCCTCCTTCATATGGCTATGACAAAGTGCCCCAAACCGATATGGCCGAAATGCCTGGTAATCTCCAACCACCGCCGCCGCAGCAGCCGATGCCGCCGCAGGGTCAAGCAAATGATTATTACAACCAGCGTGTGAGCATGGGTCCGCCAAGCCCTCTGAGCGGTAGCAGTCCCGGGAGTCCCAATGGCATGCACCCAACGCATACAGGCCCTGTGCCAGAGCAGATTTATGAAATGGGACCCGGGAGAtag